In Candidatus Thorarchaeota archaeon, one genomic interval encodes:
- the larC gene encoding nickel pincer cofactor biosynthesis protein LarC, which produces MANRDVLFDGGTAGASGDMILSALIDLLGDKQALDPVAAGLLIYDPTLRVSFNKRQFEDASGLEMDILLDEDMTLEPQALRNVLATMSREVELSDKAAELARDSLDALFRAESRAHNEDISDIHLHELGSVDTVLDIVGTAYLLDKADLLGDSRLLVTNLAVGSGTITTAHGELEVPVPAVSELLKEFDIPFHAGPAQTEVLTPTAAAILGTIADQFVESAQGFEVEKEAFGFGSRDLGEIPNILRIAVGNASGIGPTVEEEDEEAQKEPVQVPETETVEEVVTSSPKPKAQSTEEELDVDEGWGRDEVIVIETNVDDTDGEAIGTLFEFLLDGNLAYDAVIIPAYGKKNRPCFVVKVITTRDKVEQAARVIIRHLGTLGIRYTEWNRIKAARETIACRLEIEGKEYMVRVKVSRAANGTVVNIKPEADDVLKVARETGIPIRELKPRIAMQAHAITE; this is translated from the coding sequence ATGGCGAATAGAGACGTTTTATTTGACGGCGGAACCGCTGGTGCATCTGGTGATATGATACTGTCCGCTCTTATTGATTTACTAGGGGACAAACAAGCCCTTGATCCGGTTGCAGCAGGCCTTCTAATCTATGATCCAACTCTGCGTGTTAGTTTCAATAAACGGCAATTTGAAGATGCATCAGGCCTGGAAATGGATATTTTGCTGGATGAGGATATGACACTTGAGCCCCAGGCTCTTCGAAATGTGCTAGCAACCATGTCCAGGGAAGTCGAGCTATCAGACAAAGCGGCTGAGCTCGCTCGGGATTCGTTAGATGCTCTTTTCAGGGCGGAAAGTAGAGCACATAATGAAGACATTTCAGACATACATCTACACGAGCTTGGTTCTGTTGATACTGTTCTCGATATTGTAGGTACAGCCTATCTTCTAGATAAGGCCGACCTTCTTGGTGATTCGAGACTTTTGGTAACGAACTTGGCAGTGGGTTCCGGAACAATCACTACTGCTCATGGAGAACTCGAAGTACCAGTTCCAGCAGTTTCAGAACTGCTCAAGGAATTTGATATTCCCTTCCACGCAGGCCCTGCTCAAACGGAAGTTCTGACACCGACAGCTGCTGCCATCTTGGGTACAATTGCTGACCAGTTTGTTGAATCTGCGCAGGGCTTTGAGGTTGAGAAGGAGGCCTTTGGTTTCGGTTCTCGGGATTTGGGTGAGATACCCAACATTTTGCGGATTGCAGTTGGAAATGCTTCAGGAATAGGGCCAACAGTCGAAGAAGAAGATGAAGAAGCGCAAAAGGAACCTGTACAAGTTCCTGAGACGGAGACTGTTGAAGAAGTGGTTACGTCTTCACCTAAACCGAAAGCTCAATCAACTGAAGAGGAACTGGATGTGGATGAAGGATGGGGGCGCGACGAAGTGATCGTCATAGAGACTAATGTCGATGATACCGATGGAGAAGCCATAGGAACGCTTTTCGAATTTCTTCTGGATGGGAACCTTGCTTATGACGCGGTTATAATTCCTGCTTATGGCAAGAAGAATCGTCCCTGTTTTGTTGTTAAGGTAATCACAACCCGGGACAAGGTGGAACAGGCTGCACGAGTTATTATCCGTCACCTAGGAACTCTGGGTATTCGCTACACTGAATGGAACAGAATCAAGGCAGCACGTGAGACTATTGCCTGCCGTTTAGAAATCGAGGGCAAAGAGTACATGGTTCGTGTGAAGGTATCGCGTGCAGCGAATGGAACTGTGGTCAATATTAAGCCTGAAGCTGATGACGTGTTGAAGGTTGCGAGAGAAACAGGTATCCCGATTCGTGAGTTAAAACCTAGAATAGCTATGCAAGCTCATGCCATTACTGAATGA
- a CDS encoding methanogenesis marker 14 protein, producing MKTIRTEGYCSWKVGAMRGKFRRVEPRTLTVSSIRMGNFYTVASIELGNTTSKCILVSTNLNTAEIFEIEKGIRFTRDVRPPHDGEETFGRTLVGVDLTQASVADFISDLLKHVLQKARIGLEDLHFVVRSTGVTAGFAKPEEVGKMVKALAKGCIEAGVPPNRMTAALSADNLPPGIRDFTWLKKVYFDGAVASCLPPAEGSIVANEMEGELVTAGLKGAAKSTDVDFRNPVLTLDFGTTLAGRATNDRYPYARTIGSFAGLAGAIPDAMARIAPSVDSQSGCVLDLPTIRPETYTNIRDDTEAAHQLIRVEVVPEDVDRYGTVPVNPAAARDGEVVLIGVDVGVNGSQLPELGDIAREVIQENDTSALIALIDSIQVHLVQRLLTVAEANALILPNTSLGLTGRAIVTGRKPELLANTLELADGTLWTNNHDLLVVDDGLALGAAVTARCMNSMGTRNNPMGGRKGDACIMGARMKLQRNRKKSHEKSRNDSE from the coding sequence TTGAAGACCATCCGTACAGAAGGTTACTGTAGCTGGAAGGTAGGCGCGATGCGAGGCAAGTTTAGACGGGTTGAACCCCGAACCCTTACTGTGTCTTCTATTCGAATGGGCAATTTCTATACAGTGGCCTCGATTGAGCTTGGTAATACCACATCTAAATGCATCTTGGTAAGCACAAATCTCAACACAGCTGAAATATTCGAAATTGAAAAAGGAATTAGATTCACAAGAGATGTACGCCCACCCCACGACGGTGAAGAGACATTTGGACGAACGCTTGTAGGTGTGGATTTAACTCAGGCTTCTGTTGCGGATTTCATCTCTGATTTGCTTAAGCATGTACTCCAGAAAGCAAGAATTGGACTAGAAGACTTGCATTTTGTTGTTCGATCTACCGGTGTGACTGCTGGCTTCGCGAAACCTGAAGAAGTTGGTAAAATGGTTAAGGCACTCGCAAAAGGATGTATTGAAGCAGGTGTTCCACCGAACAGAATGACAGCTGCACTTTCTGCAGATAACCTTCCACCTGGGATACGTGATTTCACATGGTTGAAGAAGGTCTACTTTGATGGTGCAGTGGCAAGCTGTCTTCCGCCTGCTGAAGGCTCTATCGTGGCAAATGAGATGGAAGGGGAGCTCGTAACGGCTGGTCTCAAAGGTGCAGCAAAGAGTACTGATGTTGATTTTAGGAATCCTGTGTTGACGCTAGACTTCGGAACTACTCTGGCAGGAAGAGCAACCAACGATCGATATCCATACGCGCGAACCATCGGTTCTTTTGCTGGTCTAGCAGGAGCCATCCCCGATGCAATGGCACGAATTGCCCCATCTGTTGATTCTCAAAGCGGGTGCGTTCTCGACCTTCCTACAATTAGACCTGAGACCTACACCAATATCCGTGATGATACAGAAGCAGCTCACCAGCTGATTAGGGTTGAAGTTGTACCTGAAGACGTTGACCGCTACGGTACAGTCCCGGTGAATCCTGCGGCAGCCCGAGATGGAGAAGTTGTTCTCATCGGGGTTGATGTTGGTGTTAATGGATCACAACTGCCAGAACTTGGCGACATCGCCCGAGAAGTCATTCAAGAGAACGATACCTCAGCACTCATAGCTTTGATTGATTCAATCCAGGTGCATTTGGTTCAAAGACTCTTGACCGTAGCAGAAGCCAATGCCCTCATTTTGCCCAATACTTCACTAGGTCTGACTGGAAGAGCTATTGTTACGGGACGGAAACCGGAGCTTCTGGCAAACACTTTGGAACTAGCGGATGGTACCCTCTGGACTAATAATCATGATTTGCTCGTGGTAGATGACGGTCTTGCCCTTGGTGCAGCTGTTACGGCTAGGTGCATGAATTCAATGGGTACACGAAACAATCCGATGGGTGGAAGAAAGGGAGACGCTTGCATAATGGGGGCGAGAATGAAATTGCAGAGGAATAGGAAGAAATCGCATGAAAAATCCCGGAACGATAGCGAATAG
- the mtrH gene encoding tetrahydromethanopterin S-methyltransferase subunit H — MFIFEKEQYVYDIADVRIGGMPGENPTVLAGTIFYSGDKIVEDPHSGVFDQSKAETRIKMQEEMSDKTGNPALVHIFSESSDAAEEYIDFVSSVTDSPFLIDSTDSEVRIQGLRHAQEVGLLDKTVYNSLNISVSKDEIEALKEIGHDCAIVLAFNPQDPSVAGRRAVLEDGAGDLEVGLLPLSNEIGIDKPLIDTATTSMGSGAGSAAAFTFVSKATFGHPTGSGMHNAPSSWGWVKEQDEEIYRTCDAASNLIGQILGADYLLYGPIENAESVFPVVAMGDIFAAEALSNEFGIEAIEDHPYRRLL; from the coding sequence ATGTTCATTTTTGAAAAAGAACAATACGTCTATGACATCGCAGATGTCCGCATCGGTGGAATGCCAGGTGAGAACCCTACAGTTCTCGCTGGAACAATCTTCTATAGTGGGGACAAAATTGTTGAGGATCCACATAGCGGGGTCTTCGATCAATCGAAGGCGGAAACTCGCATCAAGATGCAAGAAGAAATGTCTGACAAAACTGGGAATCCGGCCCTAGTGCACATCTTCTCAGAATCGTCCGATGCGGCGGAAGAATACATCGATTTTGTATCCTCTGTTACAGATTCTCCATTTCTCATAGACTCTACAGACTCAGAAGTGCGCATACAAGGCCTTCGACACGCTCAGGAAGTCGGGCTGCTCGACAAAACAGTCTATAATTCGCTTAATATCTCCGTAAGCAAGGACGAAATCGAAGCACTCAAGGAAATTGGTCATGACTGCGCTATTGTGCTTGCTTTCAATCCGCAGGATCCCTCGGTTGCTGGGCGCCGAGCCGTATTGGAGGACGGAGCTGGAGATTTAGAGGTAGGGTTGCTTCCCTTAAGCAATGAAATTGGAATTGACAAACCACTCATTGATACTGCTACTACCAGTATGGGTTCTGGAGCGGGTTCGGCTGCTGCTTTCACTTTTGTCTCGAAAGCAACTTTCGGCCACCCTACTGGCTCCGGGATGCACAATGCTCCATCATCATGGGGTTGGGTAAAAGAGCAGGATGAGGAAATCTATCGAACATGTGATGCTGCCTCGAATCTAATAGGCCAAATCCTTGGTGCTGATTACCTGCTGTACGGTCCAATCGAGAATGCTGAGAGCGTGTTTCCTGTCGTTGCTATGGGTGATATTTTCGCAGCTGAAGCCTTGAGCAATGAATTTGGAATAGAGGCTATTGAAGACCATCCGTACAGAAGGTTACTGTAG
- a CDS encoding tetrahydromethanopterin S-methyltransferase subunit A (catalyzes the formation of methyl-coenzyme M and tetrahydromethanopterin from coenzyme M and methyl-tetrahydromethanopterin; involved in methanogenesis from carbon dioxide): MSTEQSDKSWPPIPGDYTVDSPELSVAICTLGKKIAVPPPYAIAGTCKTENIGIERIIANVVSNPNIRFFIIAGPEVPGHRTGSTLRCLYENGLDESTHKILEAPGAIPYIENVPLEAVDRFRNQVELVNMMGNSNVDDIATKIQDLLSQSYESYQAEPLWIDFEVRDSGAKAIGPTASVSVLPEFGVSLDSSTSLITHQHSQAKISMHPTEVGIEIQDDDSGTILVGKEMK; this comes from the coding sequence ATGTCAACTGAACAAAGTGACAAATCTTGGCCCCCTATTCCTGGCGATTACACTGTCGACAGTCCCGAGTTATCTGTCGCCATCTGCACTCTTGGCAAGAAAATCGCAGTACCACCTCCCTATGCGATAGCTGGGACATGCAAGACCGAGAATATCGGAATCGAGCGCATAATTGCAAATGTGGTATCGAATCCCAACATTCGCTTCTTTATTATAGCTGGGCCAGAGGTTCCAGGACATCGTACGGGCTCTACACTCCGTTGTCTGTACGAGAACGGCCTTGATGAGAGCACACACAAGATTCTGGAGGCTCCCGGGGCCATTCCCTATATCGAGAATGTTCCTTTGGAAGCGGTGGACCGTTTCAGAAATCAGGTGGAGCTTGTTAATATGATGGGAAACTCGAATGTGGATGATATTGCCACTAAGATTCAGGATCTGTTGTCACAGTCCTATGAATCTTATCAGGCGGAACCACTATGGATTGATTTTGAAGTCCGCGATAGTGGTGCGAAGGCAATAGGTCCAACCGCTTCGGTTTCAGTTCTACCAGAATTCGGTGTCTCCCTAGATTCTTCCACCTCTCTAATTACTCATCAACACTCACAGGCCAAGATTTCGATGCACCCAACCGAAGTCGGTATTGAAATCCAAGATGATGACTCTGGAACGATACTCGTTGGAAAGGAGATGAAGTGA
- the tgtA gene encoding tRNA guanosine(15) transglycosylase TgtA — protein MSIFEVRSKEGLARLGVLGTEHGKVRTPLLMPVVHPDRKAIPVQDLIDKYGFQMVITNSFIIHSKDNLRETALRDGVHSLLDFDGPIMTDSGTFQMYFHKLPENHIEPLEIVRFQRDIGADMGTILDVFSEPDVGKSKVEKNAEISFERAKKSVGEKGDMLLAGTIQGGIYSDLRKRSAKQMGSLDLDIHPIGGVVPLMESYRYEDIVRASLAAKSVLPLNRPVHLFGCGHPMFFALAALLGCDLFDSASYAKFAQSDRMMLPTGTVHLHKLRELPCSCPICSQTTQQELESLPNEEREIMLSKHNLYVAAAEMRRVRQAIADGKLFELAAIRARGHPELYQGLQIMLDYQSQFLPHYQLGVSSSVFYTGAESARHPAFVKFHNQLISTYPYRTTDSLMLVPTLGERPYSEVFPELTEAIKKTPPTQSILVYVTPMGVIPWELEHVYPAQQSVFPTKEINTVLSASAARLTRFLDQIKWKNILWFNRAAPTSSLKEAIPHQNSILMVDSTAGAVERLEEKHEGIYWAQRKLNALLKFQWNIGFDFLAEANDWNFSFSGSTGKIRHAYESDTIMFTVVPTTGLLAPTFEGGEWLLEHELDDKYIVVMEEEAAEYVAKGRSALAKFVDKASHQLGAGEEVVVTDTSGRIVGTGKSNLTGKGMLEFSRGVAVDIRHSLQDSDDV, from the coding sequence ATGAGCATTTTTGAAGTTAGATCAAAGGAGGGTCTTGCACGCCTTGGTGTGCTCGGGACAGAACATGGAAAGGTTAGGACACCCCTACTAATGCCAGTAGTTCACCCAGACCGAAAGGCGATTCCAGTACAGGACCTTATTGACAAGTATGGATTCCAAATGGTAATCACTAATTCGTTTATTATTCACTCCAAGGATAATCTTCGCGAGACCGCTCTAAGAGATGGAGTACATTCCCTGCTTGACTTCGATGGACCAATCATGACTGATTCAGGTACTTTTCAGATGTATTTCCATAAGCTACCTGAAAACCATATAGAACCGCTCGAAATTGTCAGATTTCAAAGAGACATTGGTGCCGACATGGGAACCATACTCGATGTGTTTTCAGAACCCGACGTAGGTAAATCAAAAGTCGAAAAGAACGCAGAGATATCCTTTGAAAGAGCTAAGAAATCAGTTGGAGAGAAGGGAGATATGCTACTGGCGGGCACAATACAAGGGGGTATCTATAGCGACCTTAGGAAACGGTCCGCTAAGCAGATGGGCTCACTAGACCTAGATATTCACCCGATTGGTGGTGTTGTTCCACTTATGGAATCATACCGGTATGAGGATATAGTTAGAGCCAGCTTGGCAGCAAAGAGTGTTCTCCCTCTCAATAGACCCGTACATCTTTTTGGGTGTGGGCACCCGATGTTCTTTGCTCTTGCGGCATTGCTGGGGTGTGACCTATTTGACTCCGCTTCTTATGCGAAATTTGCCCAGTCGGACAGGATGATGCTTCCCACAGGAACGGTACATCTTCACAAACTTCGGGAACTACCCTGCTCGTGTCCCATTTGTTCTCAGACGACCCAGCAGGAACTCGAATCCCTGCCCAATGAAGAGAGGGAGATTATGCTCTCAAAACACAATCTCTATGTTGCTGCAGCTGAAATGCGGAGGGTTCGACAAGCCATAGCTGACGGAAAACTCTTCGAACTTGCAGCTATTCGGGCGCGGGGACACCCAGAACTGTACCAAGGACTTCAGATTATGTTGGACTATCAAAGTCAATTCCTCCCTCATTACCAATTGGGCGTATCAAGCTCGGTGTTCTATACAGGTGCTGAATCAGCTCGACATCCTGCCTTCGTGAAATTCCATAATCAGCTTATTTCCACCTATCCGTATCGTACCACAGACTCTCTTATGCTCGTCCCCACTCTTGGGGAGAGACCATATTCTGAAGTGTTCCCTGAATTGACTGAAGCCATCAAAAAGACACCTCCGACGCAGTCAATTCTCGTATATGTGACACCAATGGGTGTCATACCGTGGGAATTGGAACATGTCTATCCGGCTCAGCAAAGCGTATTTCCAACAAAGGAAATCAACACAGTTCTTTCAGCATCTGCAGCAAGGCTCACACGTTTCTTGGATCAAATCAAATGGAAAAACATCCTCTGGTTCAATCGCGCTGCACCGACTTCCAGTCTAAAGGAAGCAATCCCACATCAGAATTCAATTCTGATGGTGGATAGTACGGCAGGGGCTGTAGAAAGGCTCGAAGAAAAACACGAAGGCATATACTGGGCTCAACGGAAACTAAATGCATTACTCAAGTTTCAATGGAATATTGGATTTGATTTCCTAGCAGAAGCAAATGATTGGAATTTTTCCTTCTCAGGAAGTACAGGCAAAATCAGACACGCTTACGAATCGGATACAATAATGTTCACTGTGGTTCCTACAACTGGACTACTGGCACCTACTTTCGAAGGTGGAGAATGGCTCCTAGAGCACGAATTAGATGACAAGTACATTGTTGTAATGGAGGAGGAAGCCGCCGAATACGTAGCAAAAGGTCGTTCGGCTCTCGCGAAATTTGTTGACAAAGCGAGTCATCAACTAGGGGCCGGGGAAGAAGTTGTAGTAACTGATACTTCTGGACGGATTGTGGGAACCGGAAAATCCAATCTTACAGGAAAAGGGATGCTTGAATTCAGCAGAGGAGTTGCCGTAGATATCAGGCACTCGCTTCAGGACTCTGATGACGTGTAA
- the hflX gene encoding GTPase HflX, whose product MKPISALLVQRREYGEPNLLDEFESIATSAGYDIVGEFDIVGPTHGRYGISIGKADEIEKWIQVHEPAFVLFSPHLKSTQMFRLMEKWDVEVRDRPQVILEIFSRHAQTRQAKLQIEQARLEYELPFMKHQARMRLQREHTGDRPTAQQIGAGEDILNLRLNQIQNRLAKIREKLDKISDVQKLKKKRRNDLGFAEVTLAGYTNAGKSTLHAKLTDSNAEIADELFTTLSTKASRISIPGRDVVLTDSVGFISNLPAKLFQAFDTTLMEITDADVIVLVVDVSDSFDEMERKTQTCMDTFDRIGVNSIPIVAALNKTDLVPDKILEHRKAVLESTFEQVIPISAKNGENLDVLLKAVQNALPELHKYSLSVPNNDRSMSFISWLHDVGEVKNQSFEGDTIRLQASITPKNAQQMMNNLPGGEAERLN is encoded by the coding sequence ATGAAACCCATTTCTGCACTACTAGTCCAACGCCGGGAATATGGTGAACCAAACCTCCTAGATGAATTTGAATCAATAGCTACATCTGCAGGTTATGACATAGTTGGAGAATTTGACATAGTAGGTCCTACGCATGGTCGATATGGTATCAGCATAGGCAAAGCAGATGAGATAGAGAAATGGATTCAGGTTCACGAACCAGCCTTCGTGCTGTTCTCTCCTCATCTCAAATCAACTCAAATGTTCCGACTCATGGAAAAATGGGATGTCGAAGTGCGAGACCGGCCTCAGGTCATATTGGAGATATTTTCAAGACATGCTCAGACAAGACAAGCAAAGCTCCAGATTGAACAGGCCCGACTGGAATACGAACTACCTTTCATGAAACATCAAGCACGAATGCGTCTTCAACGCGAGCACACGGGAGATAGACCCACAGCCCAGCAAATTGGTGCTGGGGAAGATATTCTGAATCTCAGGTTGAATCAGATTCAGAATCGTTTGGCGAAAATTCGTGAGAAACTCGACAAAATTTCTGATGTTCAGAAACTGAAGAAAAAACGAAGAAATGATCTGGGTTTTGCGGAAGTGACCCTAGCAGGCTACACTAATGCTGGCAAGAGCACACTGCATGCCAAGCTAACTGATTCCAATGCTGAAATTGCTGATGAGCTCTTCACTACGCTTTCGACGAAGGCATCCAGAATCTCTATACCCGGCAGGGATGTTGTCCTAACAGATTCTGTTGGGTTCATTAGTAATCTCCCAGCCAAGCTATTTCAGGCGTTCGACACCACACTTATGGAAATAACCGATGCTGATGTGATAGTGCTCGTGGTTGATGTTTCAGATTCGTTTGATGAGATGGAACGGAAGACTCAGACCTGCATGGATACTTTTGATCGGATTGGAGTAAATTCGATACCAATTGTGGCGGCACTTAACAAAACTGACTTGGTTCCGGACAAAATACTTGAGCATAGAAAGGCTGTTCTTGAATCAACTTTTGAGCAAGTCATTCCAATATCTGCCAAGAACGGGGAAAATCTTGATGTGTTACTGAAGGCAGTTCAAAATGCATTGCCAGAGCTTCACAAGTATAGTCTTTCTGTTCCTAATAACGATCGATCGATGTCGTTTATCAGTTGGCTCCACGATGTTGGGGAAGTCAAAAACCAATCATTTGAGGGTGATACAATTAGATTACAGGCAAGTATCACTCCAAAGAATGCACAACAGATGATGAATAACCTCCCTGGTGGCGAGGCTGAACGTCTCAACTAG
- a CDS encoding methylenetetrahydrofolate reductase, whose product MQTHLSRLLEDDEFVVTAEVGPPHGADEQLLVHRVIQVKDYCDALNLTDNVRGIPTMSSMVCSHFVRDCGVEPVMQMSARDRNRILFESELYGAYALGIRNVCFMTGDHSLLGSHPEAKMVYDLDSIQALQLASHLMSGKDLAGDELEGTPHFYLGATFNPYADPLELQAWRVNKKHEAGARFFQTQAIYGITRFEKFMGCLDVNAIKILVGIIPLKGPRMARFMNRKIPGIKIPESMIQRLVDAGDGLSGNEKRGAVRSEGIRIALETIEKVRAINGVDGVHIMGVGWEESIPTLVEEAGLYPRPKKGE is encoded by the coding sequence GTGCAAACGCATCTCAGTAGATTGCTCGAAGACGATGAATTTGTCGTCACAGCTGAAGTTGGACCACCGCATGGTGCAGATGAACAGCTTCTGGTACACCGGGTGATACAGGTGAAAGATTACTGTGATGCTCTGAATCTCACTGACAATGTTCGCGGTATCCCAACCATGAGTAGCATGGTGTGCAGTCATTTCGTTCGAGATTGTGGAGTGGAGCCTGTTATGCAGATGTCAGCGCGAGATAGGAATCGCATTCTCTTTGAAAGTGAGCTGTATGGTGCATATGCCCTTGGGATCAGAAATGTCTGCTTTATGACCGGAGATCATTCTTTGCTTGGATCTCATCCTGAAGCCAAGATGGTTTATGATTTGGATTCAATTCAGGCACTGCAGCTGGCAAGTCATCTCATGAGCGGAAAGGATTTGGCCGGTGATGAACTGGAGGGCACACCCCATTTCTATCTTGGTGCAACTTTCAATCCTTATGCGGATCCTCTCGAGTTACAAGCTTGGCGCGTTAACAAGAAGCATGAAGCGGGTGCTCGTTTCTTCCAGACACAAGCCATATACGGGATAACTCGTTTCGAGAAATTCATGGGCTGCTTGGATGTTAATGCCATCAAGATACTTGTAGGCATCATTCCGTTAAAGGGCCCAAGGATGGCCAGATTCATGAATCGTAAGATACCCGGTATCAAGATTCCTGAAAGCATGATTCAGAGGTTAGTGGATGCTGGAGACGGGCTAAGCGGAAATGAGAAACGAGGAGCGGTCAGGTCAGAAGGTATCAGAATCGCACTAGAGACCATAGAGAAGGTTCGAGCTATCAATGGTGTCGATGGTGTTCATATCATGGGTGTGGGATGGGAAGAAAGCATACCTACACTAGTAGAAGAAGCTGGTCTCTATCCGAGGCCAAAGAAGGGTGAGTAG
- the cofE gene encoding coenzyme F420-0:L-glutamate ligase, giving the protein MLVVPIRTKVICEDDDILDVLMAGLEKQGLELRDDDILTVAETPLGTTEGQVVSLEDIVVSQRAQELASRYDIVPEVAELVVREADEILGGIPHVLLTIKNNTLMANAGVDKSNVPDGFASLLPANPRRSVERLRKEVRKRFGVTIGVMVIDSRTQPLRLGNIGMALAVAGFEPVADDRGRPDLFGKELRITRRGVADNLASACTAVMGESNESTPAALIREAPVTFVDKSFDSSEMWISPKECMYMAIFEQWRNKGDTPS; this is encoded by the coding sequence ATGCTGGTAGTTCCGATACGAACGAAAGTCATCTGTGAAGATGATGATATTCTCGATGTGCTAATGGCGGGCTTGGAGAAACAAGGCCTTGAGCTAAGGGATGATGACATCCTCACAGTAGCAGAAACACCTTTGGGAACTACCGAAGGTCAAGTGGTGTCTCTAGAGGATATTGTTGTTTCCCAAAGGGCACAAGAATTGGCTTCTCGTTATGATATAGTACCTGAAGTTGCAGAGCTTGTAGTTAGAGAAGCTGACGAGATACTTGGTGGGATTCCTCATGTTCTATTGACCATCAAGAACAATACCCTCATGGCAAACGCTGGAGTTGATAAATCAAATGTACCTGATGGGTTTGCATCTCTCCTTCCAGCAAATCCCCGGCGAAGTGTGGAGCGCCTTCGGAAGGAGGTTCGAAAGCGGTTTGGTGTTACCATAGGGGTCATGGTGATTGATAGCAGAACGCAGCCTTTGCGTCTTGGGAATATTGGAATGGCGCTGGCTGTTGCAGGTTTCGAGCCAGTTGCCGATGATAGAGGCCGACCAGATTTGTTTGGAAAGGAGCTGAGAATCACACGCAGAGGTGTTGCAGACAACCTTGCTTCTGCTTGTACTGCAGTCATGGGAGAATCTAACGAATCCACACCTGCTGCCCTTATTCGGGAAGCACCTGTTACCTTTGTGGACAAGTCATTTGATTCCTCAGAGATGTGGATTTCACCGAAAGAATGTATGTACATGGCCATTTTCGAGCAGTGGCGGAACAAGGGCGATACCCCCTCCTGA
- a CDS encoding methylenetetrahydrofolate reductase C-terminal domain-containing protein, whose product MMELKNKEDILEMLEGYGKIVLFGDSGCAQMCDVGGILQLEDMTDFLTDHGKDVLGYVFVEGGLCDEFATKQELENHKEMLEKADAFLVQACGVATQNLTEMIPEKISLPAVDSDFLGTMPERFHHDERCSMCGECVLHLTGGICPITRCAKGLLNGPCGGSMDGMCERDEDTECAWQLIYDRLKEIDKLDNIKRIWEMKDWSKEHGPKTVVHEAKDALFQ is encoded by the coding sequence GTGATGGAGCTCAAAAACAAAGAGGACATTCTCGAAATGCTCGAGGGTTATGGAAAAATAGTCCTCTTTGGTGATTCTGGCTGCGCTCAGATGTGTGATGTGGGCGGCATACTACAGCTAGAAGACATGACGGATTTTCTTACTGATCATGGTAAGGACGTTTTGGGATATGTGTTTGTAGAAGGCGGCCTTTGTGACGAGTTCGCTACTAAGCAGGAACTTGAGAATCACAAAGAAATGCTGGAAAAAGCTGACGCTTTTCTTGTTCAAGCATGTGGCGTTGCAACCCAGAATCTAACCGAGATGATACCTGAGAAAATATCATTGCCTGCGGTTGACTCCGATTTCTTAGGAACCATGCCTGAACGATTTCATCACGATGAGCGGTGCTCAATGTGTGGTGAATGCGTTCTTCATCTTACTGGTGGAATCTGCCCAATTACTCGTTGTGCCAAAGGTCTTCTAAATGGCCCCTGTGGTGGCTCAATGGATGGCATGTGTGAGCGAGATGAAGATACCGAATGTGCATGGCAATTGATTTATGATCGCCTCAAAGAGATAGACAAACTTGATAATATCAAGCGGATCTGGGAGATGAAGGATTGGTCCAAAGAACATGGGCCAAAAACCGTTGTTCATGAAGCCAAGGATGCTCTATTCCAGTAA